The nucleotide window CAGGACGACGCCGGTGATGACTGGCACTTCCAAACCATCACCCCGCGCCCGTTTTTGTACCCTTATGAAAACACGCGCAGAAACTGGGGCTTTATGGCAGCCTGCTGGTCGTTTAGGCGGTTCCAGAGGCACCAACAGGGAAATGCCACCGCACGTTAGAAACAGGTACGTACCGCGAAGCCTATAAAGATCATCCCAGAGAGCATGGCTGGTGCTAACAGTTATTGTTTAtctaggtggtggtgatactTCCAATGTCTTAATAGGTTGATCTTGAAGGTTTACGACTGGCTATGTGTATAAACACTAGTATATATGCATTTACATCTATTCTGGCAATGTCGGAAAAACGGGGGCTTGAGGGGATTGCATTAGGTTGGTGGGACGGATGGGGCTTGTGGTGAGAAATGGAGTGATGAGTAATGGAAGCGTGGAGTTTGGGTATCGTGGGGTTCATGCAAGCAAGCGTGCATACAGCAGGTTGGTTACTGGGCattgggttgggtttttCGCTTCGTGTACTCGGCATCTGCTGGATTTTGTTCTCTTCATCTGGGTCTATAACACTCATTTACTGCACGACCACAATTTATGGAGGTAGCTTGGGTACTTTACAATTTACATTGTCGGTTAGAAGGGGAGAGACTATTGGTAGAGCCTGGTTTATCACATGTGTTAAGGGTAGGTCAGCAGCTTCTAATGGGTGAAAAGAAATGATGAGACTACCTGATAGCAGACAAAATAAAACGATAATGTACAGCTTCCTTGTTAATAGATCCCCTCTTACCCCTACTTACCCCCGCTGCTCCTGTTCACATCTTACCCCTGAaacgacctcctcttcccctttccctttcctttccctttacccttgcccttgccctctCTCGGCTCGACAATAGGGTTGTAAAACCTAAACTTGTTCTGCGGATCATACTTCTGCTTCAGtgccctcaacctcgccaatCTCCACGGCTCTCGCCCGTACACCGTCTCCAAGTCCTCGTACCCATTGGCATAGTTGACATAGTTGTTTTCCGTCCGCGTCGGCTGCCCCGCATTCCACATATCCTTCACTTCATTCGCCCACTCCCACGCCAGTTCCTCGAGAACAGGATCGTTTGGCGGGACGACACCGTTGAAGAGCATCAGATGGTGGTCAGACTGGAAGGGGTACGCGGTATCAGCCGGGTTCCTGGCGCCAACACCGGCGGTAGAGTACCCCTCGTGAAGGATGCCCGCGCCGGCGGCTAGGGTAGGATGGGAAATGGCGCGGGCGCGGAAGCCGTTGTAGATGAGCCGCTCGGCGGTGAGGTTGTAGACTTGGaagccggcggtggtggtgatgcgcTTGTTGCCTTTTTGGCAGATGAAGTCGTTCTCGGCGTTGCCTTGGACTTTGGAGACGCCGCTGTAGGGCACGTCGCCTTGCTCGTTGTAGACTGACGCGATGGCGTTGAATTCGGCCAGGAGGGCCTCTGCTTCGTTGGGCGGGCCGCGGTAGGCGAATGTCCAGGAGAGGATcgggtcggtggtggagacggtggtgttcatgaagaagaagccgaaaTTGAGGGCCATGTTTACCGGTGTTGAGCCGTTGTTGtggaggcggttgagggaggtgaagacTCTTTCGAGCTGGGCGCCGGTCCAGATGTAGTTGTGGTAGTGCCAGGTGTCGGGACCGCGGGGAAAGATGTTGAGTTCGAAGGAGGTGACGATGCCAAAGTTGTGGCCGGCGCCTTTCATGCCCCAGAGGAGGTCTGAGTTGCTTGTCGGGCTGACGCGGGATGGCTCTGCCGTCGCCGAGGACGACgttgagctggaggaggttgtctACCACCATGCCGTAGAGGCCTGGGGTTATTTGTCAGCTCAAAGTCTCATGTAGAAGAGCGAAATCTGACGAGCTCACCTTCATGTCTTCCATGACCGCCCCCCAACGCAGCCCCAAGGAGACCGACGCAGTCACAGGAACCGGTGGTTGTGACAAAACCCCGTTCCCAGAGGTATTTGGTGACCAAGCCGCCGTAGACACCGCCTTGGAACCAAGCAGACTTTGTATTCGGCTAGATGGTAATGGTTCTCAGCAATGCCATGCTAATTTGAACGCCAGTGAAGGTTCCCAAACTGGCACTATTCCGGTGGCCGCCATTAGTGGCCAGAAAATCGATGCCGTTGGCATTGCAGTATTGCACCTGGTCTCCCTGTTAGCAACCATTACCTAACAAAGAAACCTCCTTGATAGCTTGAAACTCACAATCTTTGCCACATCTGCTTCGCTTGCAGGTTGAACGACAACCTGGATCTGTGGCGGGGCAAATGTGTTCCATCTTGCTGTGGTAGCAGGGAACTTTCCATCGCCAGGTTCGAAGATGACCGTGCCGGGTGAAAGACGGCTTCCGAGCTCCCTTCTCACAGTATTGGCGTCCAAGTCGGCCCGAGTTCGAGCCTCAAGTTCGGAATACCTGGGGACTGAAAGGACAGCTGCCAAGCTGAGGTGGAcaaacaccagcaacagGGCGGTGGCAAGCCTGCCCCAAGCAAGTGAGACAAAACCTCTCATATCGAAAGGATCTACCGAGTGTGGAGGTAAATACGACTTAAAACACAGCCTTGGCGCGCGTGGGGAAAACGTGCGAGGACACAAGCAACGAGAATCCGATCTGCAGTGCACCATTCGTGCatgagacggaggaggtaATCAAGGCTAGATGGTCAACTACTTCATCCTCCAAACCTACGAGTTCCGATGCTGGTATTTGAAGGATGAAATGGGCTCActgtccaccacccccagctcTACACAAACCGAACTCAACTGAGCTCAGAGTGGAAAGGCGTGAAGCTGAGCACACCATTCCCTCTTACCCTGTCCTCGTTGGACGTCACAAGCGTTGGTAGCATGTAAGAAAAAGGCTCACATCTATCCGTCAGGACCAGGCTAGTGAATGCCTCACGCCTTCGCCGGGCAAGCGATGTGGTTCAATATTGAAAGTTCCAACCTATCAAGTTTGGTGGCTCTAAGCGAGAGACGCCTCCTGTTGGACGAAAACAGGACAGTCTGTGATTCCTTCTGATTAGATCGACATGATACCAGCCGGCTGGTAGCTGGATATGGTTAGGCGATGCAGGAACAAGCCTCATTGCTACATCTGAGCTCAGCTCCTCTGTCAAGCGAACGGTGGGTAAGATGGTACGTTCTCCTGCTCGGTAACCTATCAGATGAACTGGAGTTCTATGGGACATCCGGTGACTGAGCCGGGGAGCCGGCCAACGCGGATTCTAATTCCCTCTGGGGCGCTTCTGGGACCATGGATCCTCCGTCCTATCCACCTTCCAAACATAGCACGCTTCGAGAGCATCGACAGAAGAGCTCTCCATGGAACTTGGCCATCGTCTGGCTCTGACAGCGAATGTCACGGAGCTTCTGTTCCGTATTACTGCAGGCCAACAAGGGCATTCAAAGTTACCGGGGCAGGGATTGTGCACGCTCAGCCCGGGTGATCACAAGCCGAGGAACTGAGTCCGAAGGCAGACGTTGACACGGTCTACCTTcatgctgccgctgccacaCGCCTCAATGTCGTGAGCCAATCCTATCAAGTCAAGTCTGAGTCCGATCACTTATCTTTCCTGCTGTTTTTCTGAGTGGAATCTGCCTGCAATCAGGGTACAAGGTACATCAAAGAAAGTGATCGTCCAAGCATGCTCGATACGAAGAGCATCGGCGATAACAACAAGCGTGTCCATTGGATGTCGCTTTGTGGCTGCAGGATTGCTTCGGCCGATGCAAGTGCAAGGGGCCTGGTACCCTTGGGCCGAAAGATGGCTTTAGTTGGGTTTCGGCTTGACTTTCGGGTAGGGCTGAGAAcagggggtggggggggggggcaatCAAAGCCGTTGTGCCTGTGTTCTCTCGGCCCGAACTGCCACGGGCCGAAGCGCAGATCCGATCATGGTCACACCTTGGCGGTTGACGACAGCGCTGCGAGTTGCGCCGTCTTACTAGACGATGTGCCCAGAGACTTGGaagaggggtggaagaggggtCTTCAGGAAAGACACGATGTGCGCGCCCGGATCTGCTTGCTACTGACGGGTACCCGAGACAGcaccactcctccaacttcaGGACAAGCCAGACATCGTCAACTTTACCGTCGACACAATGGATCGTCTCACCTCGCCCTTCGAAGATGACTCCCCACACCGCTACCTCATCGCTTTGGCGATCGTCCCAGTTCTGCTATTCGCCCTCTACCagtacctcctccccaaacccatccccGGCATAGCCTACAATCCCTCCGCTGCAAAATCCCTCCTCGGTGACGTCTCCGAGATGATAGCAGAAGTAAGCCAAACGGGCGAGTTCCGCGTCTGGTGCGCCAAGCAAGTCCGCAAGATGAACTCCCCCATCTGCCAATCTTCATCAAACCCTTCTCCCAACCCTGGGTGTTGCTCTCCGACTTTCGCGAGTCGCGCGATATCCTCACGCGGCGTCACAAGGAGTTTGACAAGTCAAGCTTTTTATCGGATGGCATGGCCTGCATGGGCGCGCTCCACGGTATTTACATGACCGATCACAAGTTCAGGGCGAACAGGCAGCTGATTCATGATTTGATGACGAGCACGTTTCTGAATGGGCACGTCGGGCCGGCGATTTACAACAAGGGGTCGGAGCTGATGAGGTTGTTTGAGATGAAGGTGAGACTGGCGAGGGGGAGGCCATTCAGTGTAAAGAAGGACTTTGAGTATGCCTCGCTGGATTGCATGTTGGAGTTTGCGTTTGGGAGGAACTGGGTTGATACGGCTGTTGGGGAGCAGGTCAAGGTAGTGGGAGGGTTGACGGAGGATAGCCTGGTTATTCCGGTGTCGGTTGATGAGCCGGTCGACTTTCCGCTCGGTGAGATTGTGGACTTTTTTGAAGTCGGTGTATGAGGCGCCGGAGATTGTGGAGAAGACGATCAATGCGATCATGCCGAAGCTACagacatggtggtggtcgcaGCAGGGTTGGTACAAAAAGATCTTTGATGACAAGGAAAAGGCGATGAAGGCCCAGGTTTGCCATCGGAATCAAGAACTTTCAACAGGGCAAGATAGAAACGGGTGTGGAGCATATGCTGATGCGAGAAGCTGCTCGGGCAGAAAAGGAGGGAAGAGAACCTGATTTTGAGAGCCAGGTTTTCAGAGATGAGGTTTGCTACCCCCTTGTTGTCCTTCTTTGACTTGAGCTAATAGTAGGAAAGCTATTTGGAGATATTGTGGGAGGTCACCACACCACGTCTGGTGCCATGATGTGGCTTACAAAGTATCTCACCGATGACCCCACGATTCAGTCCAAGCTGAGATCTGTTTTGCACTCAACACTATCTGCGGCTCACCAAAAAGGCAGGCTGTTTACCTTTGAAGAGATCCGCCACGCCAAACTGCCCTACTTAGATGCCATCATTGAAGAAATGCTTCGCATCAATGCCGTGCCAGTTACCCGTGAAGCCGTGGTTGACACTACCGTTTTGGGGTGTCCGATCAAGAAGGGAACGCAGGTCTTCTTTATGTCGAACGGCCCAGGCTTTTTGTCGCCTTCTTTCCCGGTGGATGAAGCAAAGCGAAGCGATACATCCAGGTTGTCTAAACGGGCCAACGACTCTTGGGATGAGAGGCAGGACCTGGCAAGATTCGATCCCGAGCGTTGGCTGGTGAGGAAGACAGATGGAACAGGTGTCACGGCTGATGGTGTCGACTTTGATGGCGCAGCCGGGCCTCAGCTGCTGTTTGGTCTTGGGCCTAGAACATGCTGGGGCAGGAGGTTGGCGCACatggagatgaaggtgaTCATTGCCATGTTGGTGTGGACGTTTCAATTGGAGAGAACACCACCAGAGCTCTCTGGATATGGTGGCTTGGAGGGTATTGCTCGTGTTCCCAAGAAATGTTATGTTAGGTTAGTGAAGCTGTAGACGCAGTTGGGTATAAAGAAATATAGGGGAACCATTTCACTGGCTCGCATAGCTTATAGTGACTTTTACATCCATTGTCCAGCTTTTTATCGGACACGTGTGTTACCAATCCATGTCCAGTTAATCAGTCATACCACTCCCCCTGAGCAAGCTCTCATACCCCTGCTTCCACACCTTTTGCCCCTGCCCGCCAAAGCCGACCCCAATCTCATCACTGATTGACCCATCCTCCTTGGTGTTCTCCAACAGGTCAAAGAACTTGTCGATGTATTCGCCAAGCGGCATAGGCTGCACCGCCTTCTCAGGCCCGCCCTGCAGCGCATCGGTTTGCTCTCTGTGATGAGCATTCAGGGGTGTGTCAACATAGGGCGGTGCGACTTCAACAACGCTCATTCCTTTGACACCAGTCGCCTCAAGCTGCCAGCGTAAGATCTTGCAAAAGGACGCCACGCCGGCTTTGGAAGGGCAGTAGGTTGGGTAAAATGGAACAGGGAAATACTCCAGCGAGGAGCTCGTAAGGAAGATGTTGGTTTTGATGTCTTGTTTTGCAAGAGACAAAAGATGGGCGGCAAAGGCCTGAGCGACAAGAATGGGTGCAACCAAGTTGGTTGTTAACTCTTGAATGGCTTCCTGGGCgagattggggggtgggttttggaAGACGCCGTAGTGGTTTTGGATGCCGGCGTTGACGAAGACAGTGTCAAGCTTGGGAAAGTGGCGGAGGATACCATCAACTTGGGGCTGCAGTGAGTCGAGCTGGGTGAGATCCCACTGCGAACGAGGGGTTAGCGACAAGTATCATGGCAGTGTTGGGGGGGCAATACGTGCAATGCGGTACTCCAGGCCTTCAAGCTCGTTGACAATCTGCTCTAatctctctctgtcttgcTCCCTTCCAGTTACGATGACCTTTTTACCCAGGCTATGGAATCGACGAGCTGTAGGCTTGCCGATCCCGCCACCTGCTCCTAGGATGAGAATGGTGTTGATACGGAACGACATCTCGTGGTGTAAGTGGGGTCACATCAACGGTCTGCGGAGTGCTGCGGGGAGGATTGGTGCCATATGTTTACATCAAGATAAGGTAGATACAAGATAAATCACCTCCAGCTCACCCCACAGCGGCCAGGTGCTGCCCGTGCTGATACTTGGAGTAGGACCTTCTACTCCACGCCCACTGGCTGGTACTACGCTGCAGATCGATCGGCTTTATTGGCCAACGACAAGAAGTAATGTCGGCCGAAGACGAGTGGGGCTGCCATGAAGGGATCTGACCAATCGGAGCCCTACGTGGCACTTGCACCAATTCTTTCCTAAAGCAACGTCGCTTGAGGACATGGAGCAACCGAAACATGGCGGGTGCTCTATGACGTCTTTACATTGGACACGTGAAAAAAGACTTGTCACAGAGAACCGGGCATTGGGCACAGTGAGAGCCGTTGGGTGTCAAGACATCCAATCATTGATTCAATCGTAACACAAATAAATACCAGACACAAGGCTACCCCAGCctgcctccttctccagcccaAACACTGTCTCAGCGCTTGAGATAAACctccaacagccccaacGGTCCATTGTCAAAGACATTCCTAATCTCATACCGCGAATCAGCCTCCTTCAGCAACTGCTCAAACTCGGCTTTGGTCCTCTGCTTTCCACCACAGTTCACAATCATGACCGAGTCAACCTGTCTGACGACACGCTCTTGGTGACGGGGCCAAACACCAGGctcggggatgatgatgtcgttgatCAGCAAAGGGGTGTTTGGGCTGGAGTTTTCCAGGCCAGGAACGAAGCCCTTGAAGATCCTGACGACGTCCTTGTCAGCCCAGTTGTGGGTGCACTGGCGGATCAAAAACGCCGCCGCGTCCTTGACTGGTTGCGGGTCGAAGAAGCTGTGCTTGGAGTAGGTCACTCTGTCGGCGAGCTCTGGCGAGAGGGATTCCTTGCCCTCGGCGAGCATGTCGGCGTTGCTGTCCTGCACGATGCACTTGATGTTGGGGTAGGCCTATTTGAGGTCAGTGACTAGCAAGTCCGTCGCTAACTCTCACCAAGAAAACACATACCTCAGCCAAGCTCTTGCTGATGTGGCCATTGCCTCCTCCACAGTCAACCACTGTGCCGTTGAGGGCACCCCAGTTGAAGCTGTCGTAGAGAAGGTAGTCCAGGTGTCGGTCCATCTTTCGGAGACCAGCCATGGCGTTTGCAAAGCGTCGGGCTTTGGCGGGGTCGTTCTTGTAGAACTCAAAGATGCCAACGCCGTGGCGGGTCatgaaggggttgaggctcTGGTGGCATTCGTATGGGTGAACCTTGAAGGTGATGTTGCagtcggcggcggccttgAGCATCTCATCGAGGCTGTAGTGGACCACAGAGCGGAGTTCCTCATCTTGCTgcatgaggagggaggtgttgctgTGGGAGATGACCCTTGGTTGGTGCTCCTCGAAGATACGATAGGTCATCAGTTGGCGGATGATGCGCCCCGTGCGGTCCGCGTCGAGACCGGCCTTTTCGGCAAGCTCATCGATGGTGATGCTTCCATGCGCAGGGACGAGTTGGAAGAATTCAAAGTCCAGGGCAACCTACCCATGTTAGACGTGGCCGCCGGAGATTCAGGGAGACATATACCTGAACGAGACCAAGATCATAACCGGTGCAGCAGAACTCTCTCAGCCATTTCCGGGGACCGTCAATGAGGCGTTGTAGATCCTCTAGACTGGTCTTGAGGCCGGCGTGGATCTCACGGCATTCCAAGGTGGCAGGAGGATCTTGAGATTCGAGTGAAAAGGTGGGAGCCACCAAGTTGTTTGCTTGGAGATATTTGTGAGATCCtgtgtgaggttgaggatgttTTGGGCCAGGCCCAGGATAGATTCGGATCCTTGAGTAGCCATGACGACAGGGGTATGTATCACAATTGGTAGCAGATAGTCTCACAGACGCCCGTGAGCAGTATGATTCTTTATGGCAATGTGCTGACTTTTGATGGCTTTGTTTTGGTCTTATTCATGAGTATTGATATCTCGAAGGCATCACATGCTAGAGGCAACATCGCCCGATACGTCTCTCATGTCATGTATGCCCCTGCGCACAGTGCAACGTCAAGTCTTCAGGGCCCTGCCGGCATGGTTCAGGCAGCCCGGACCTCCCCCGCAGCGTGGCAAAGCCGGCATCGGGCATACCCGCCCGGGATTGTATCGCGGAGGCAGTGTTCATCCGTGCTTACCAGTCCCTGGCTTATCACGCTAAGGTGGTACGGTAGTGATGGATAAGGTACACGAAAGAGCTTCGGCCGATGCGACTATCGCTTGGACCGACAGCAGACAGCCAATCCCCGATGCAGCTACAACCATCTACATCCTAAAGTAGCCTTGCCGAGGTAGTGACTAGATCGGACTGTACATCAGCATACTAGAGATACAGTAGATAGCATCAAGAATGAGGCAATATCGGACTAGTATACGTGGACTGGCCACTGTGTTGAAGAAGTGATATCAAAACTGTCTTCCATCGCGACACTCCTCAAGAAATGGATCTTTAACAACATCACTCAACTGATATCTCAACGACAGACACATTCTGCCTATCTAGGTATTCAACATTACGCAACCAACACAGTATTCGTTGTTGAGACCGAGCCATCACAATGGCCTTCAATTCAGAACCCCAACGCGAGCAACATGAGCTAGTTTCCATTGTCGGCATGGGTATGCCCAATACCATTTCCTTCTACCCCTTCAAGCTATCCATAGAGAAAAGAAGGCCCTGCTAATCCTTCAACCAACGTATAGGATGCCGTTGGCCCGGCGGTAGCCACACTTCAGAACAGTTCTGGAACTTCTTCTGCAACAAGGTCGATGGCTGGAAAGAGTTTGACGACCAcgcttctcctccaaaggcttccaccacccaaactcCGACCGTCCAGGAGGCTTTGCCATGAAGGGGGCATTCCTGGGTCGGGATGATGCTAGGCTGTTTGATCACAGCTTCTTTGGGATGACCCAATTAGAGGTGGAGACAATGGACCCTTCACAGAGAAAGCTGCTCGAGTGTGCTTATGAAGCCATTGAGAGTGCTGGCGAGTCGCTCGAGAGTATATCTGGGAAACGGActggtgtttttgttggcAACTTCTGCCTTGAATAAGGATTTGACTTTTACCTTCCACGCTATACGATACTAGACTGACCAGAATGAAGCCATTGGACATTGCGGTCACGAGACTGGGATAATCCGAGACCGTATGCCTTTGTGGGAGCAGGCACCAGCATTCTTGCCAACAGAATCAGTTACATCTTTAATCTCCAGGGACCAAGGTATGATCCACTGACCTACGCAATCTTGTGGTCTATTGCTAACACATTACTGCAACAGCTTGACCATTGACACAGCGTGTTCGAGCTCCATGTATGCCGTCAACTGTGCTGTCAACGCTATCCGTGCCGGAGATTGTGACTCTGCTATCGTGGCTGCAGGCAACTGGATAGCAGACCCTACGGTCCAGATAGCCCTCGATAAGCTCGGTGCTTTGTCTGCGTCGTCGAGATGCCACACCTTTGATGCCAGAGCCGAAGGCTATGCACGTGGAGAGGGGTGGGGAGCCATCTACCTGAAGAGACCCTCGACCGCTTCGGCGGATAACTCGCCTATCCGAGCTTTTATTCGAGGCAGTGCTGTCAACTCTAATGGGAGGACTGGTGGAATTACGAGGCCCAGTGCTCTCGGCCAAGAGACGGTGATTCGTGAAGCATATCGCAATGCTGGTGGCCTTCCGTTCAAGGACACCAGTTATTTCGAATGCCACGGAACAGGCACTTATGTGGGAGATCCAATCGAAGTGTAAGGATGATCTTCCAAACCATGAATTGTGTTGGTTGCTAACAGAATATTGCAAAAACAGTGCGGCCGTGGGCAGGGTCTTTGCCTCGGTGCGAGAGCCAAACGACCCGCTCCTTGTCGGATCAGTCAAGAGCAACGTGGGACACGGGGAAGGTGCAAGTGCTCTGGCGTCCATCATGAAAGTGGTGCTGGCTCTGGAGCGCGGTGCGATTCCGCCCGTTTACGACCTCCAGACACGCAACCCCAACATCGACTTTGACGCCGCCAATGTGCAGCCCGTCACGGAAGTTACACCGTGGCCCGAGGGAAAGATCCGACGTGCGTCTATCAACTCGTTCGGATACGGTGGTGCCAATGCGCATTGCATCATCGACCACGTCACCAACGTCTGGCCGGATTATGTCGCTCCTGGCGTTTTCAACAAGAGCAGGGCGGTGACCAACGGTCATACCAACGGCCATGCCAATGGGCATACAAACGGATCGACAAACGGCCACACAAATGGCAATGGCAATGGCACGTCAAATGGCCATCAGAACGGTTCTGTCCAACACAGTCCCGTCGTCAAGCTCAAGACGACTGCCGTGCCCGGGGCCAGCACTCGCCAATCTGTTCTGCTGCCTCTCTCAGCGGACAATGAACAAtccctcaagctcaacatcGAAGCCTTGGCCAAGGCTGTTGACCAGTTTCCCTTGGCAGATGTCGCATATACACTCGGTAACCGTCGGTCTAAATTCGCCCAGCGATCCTTTGCCATTGTGGACAAGGACAATGTCGCCAACGACCTTCTCAGTGTAATCGACAAGAAGCCGACCAGAGCTCCGCTGCATACCGCCAGTCTTGGATTCATCTTCACTGGACAGGGTGCTCAGTGGCATGCTATGGGGTCGGATCTTTTCCAGTACCGCATCttccaaaacaccatccagCATCTTGACCATGTCCTCGGCACGCTCTCCAACGCCCCTGCGTGGTCGTTGTACGACATTCTCTGTGGAAACTGCGATCCCTCCTTGATCCAAACCGCCGAGGTCTCACAAGCTGCCTGCACGGCTGTTCAAGTTGCCCTTGTCGACCTTCTTGCTTCCTGGTCTATCCGTCCTTCAGGTGTGGCTGGGCACTCATCTGGAGAGATCGCTGCTGCCTATGCTTCTGGTCGGATCACTGCTGCCGAGGCTATAGTCGCTGCTTATCTCCGTGGCGAGGCTGTCTCCAGAAACAAGCAAACAGGTGCCATGTTGGCTGTCGGGCTTGGATTCGATGACGTCCTCAAATACCTCGACGGTAAAGAGGACGAGATCAAGGTGGCTGCCATCAACTCCCCTGGTAGCGTGACCCTATCCAGAGAGGAGCCCACCGTCGACAGCATTTCGGCGGCCATGACAGCGGATAGTGTGTTTAACCGGAAGCTCAAGACCGGTGGCAATGCCTATCACTCACACCACATGATCCCCATCGGTCGTGAGTATGTCGAGCTCTTGACCGAGGGGACCGAGCACCTTCGTAAACTTGGCCTGACCTCGTCCGATGATGCCGCCCGCTACCAGCCCACACTCTGGGTCTCCTCCGTAACTCCCGCGAAGAGCACATCCGGTCTCGGCAGTGATGATCTCGCTTCCTACTGGAGAGCCAACCTCGAGTCCCCAGTTCGTTTCTCAGAAGCGGTGGCAGGTCTGGTGCAGAACGCCGACGGGGTTCCTATCTGCGCTCTCGTCGAGATTGGACCTCATCCTGCGCTCAAGAGCCCTCTTGAGCAGATTCTGAAGGCAGCGGGTGTCAAGAATGTTGCGTATGCTGGGTCGACACTGaagcgaggagaaggcgctcAGACATCGATGCTGCAACTTCCTGGCTCGCTCTTCGCTCTGAACAGTGAAGTAAACATTGCGGCCGTGAACGCGGTTGAATCTTCCCACGATGGGAAGGGAGATCTGGAGCATGGCGTTACCTGTGTTGACCTACCACCGTACCGGTATACCTACGGTGGTCTCAACTACCACGAGAGTCGGGCAAGCAAGGAGTATCGCTACTGATCTATTCTCCGACACGATCTTCTGGGATCCAAGATTGCGGGCAATGCCAAACTTCGACCACAGTGGCGAAACATTCTTCGTCTCAAGGACGTTCCCTGGCTCGGTGACCACAGGCTCTTGCCTGATGCTGTTCTGCCTGGTGCAGGGTATCTGGCCATGGCCATCGAGGCTATTGCCCGTATTCACAACGAGCTGCCTTCCAATCCCCCCATCGAAGGCTTTGTGCTCGCCGACGTATCCATCAAGAAGAGTTTGGTCATTCCAGAAGACGATTACGGCGTTGAAGTCTTGACCAGCTTGGAGCTTGTTGACGCGCAGACACCAGCGTGGGGCACCTTTTCCATCAGCTCCGTGGGCAGAGAAAGCGAAGAGTGGATGGAACACTGCACTGGTAGAATCAAGGTCGCTCTTGAGGGCTTAGATGACTCCGTGGAGAAGACTGCTGTTgcgcccaccacccaaagGGCTCTTGATAGGCGGGTTTGGTATGAGAAGTTTGCCGAAATTGGTCTCGGTTACGGAGAGACCTTTCAGCCAATCTCTCATATCCGCAGTGATCCCCCATCCAACGTCGCAGTGGCAACCCTCAACTTGCGGTCCACAGCCGGGCTTATCAAGGGTGGGGAGTCGGCCTATCCCTTGCACCCTGCTTCCCTTGATGGTGCCATTCAGCTGGGTCTGATCGCCTG belongs to Podospora bellae-mahoneyi strain CBS 112042 chromosome 6, whole genome shotgun sequence and includes:
- a CDS encoding putative secondary metabolism biosynthetic enzyme (EggNog:ENOG503Q4XG; SMCOG1001:short-chain dehydrogenase/reductase SDR; antiSMASH:Cluster_3), with the protein product MSFRINTILILGAGGGIGKPTARRFHSLGKKVIVTGREQDRERLEQIVNELEGLEYRIWDLTQLDSLQPQVDGILRHFPKLDTVFVNAGIQNHYGVFQNPPPNLAQEAIQELTTNLVAPILVAQAFAAHLLSLAKQDIKTNIFLTSSSLEYFPVPFYPTYCPSKAGVASFCKILRWQLEATGVKGMSVVEVAPPYVDTPLNAHHREQTDALQGGPEKAVQPMPLGEYIDKFFDLLENTKEDGSISDEIGVGFGGQGQKVWKQGYESLLRGSGMTD
- a CDS encoding hypothetical protein (antiSMASH:Cluster_3; SMCOG1042:O-methyltransferase; EggNog:ENOG50KOG3178; COG:D), coding for MATQGSESILGLAQNILNLTQDLTNISKQTTWWLPPFHSNLKILLPPWNAIHAGLKTSLEDLQRLIDGPRKWLREFCCTGYDLGLVQVALDFEFFQLVPAHGSITIDELAEKAGLDADRTGRIIRQLMTYRIFEEHQPRVISHSNTSLLMQQDEELRSVVHYSLDEMLKAAADCNITFKVHPYECHQSLNPFMTRHGVGIFEFYKNDPAKARRFANAMAGLRKMDRHLDYLLYDSFNWGALNGTVVDCGGGNGHISKSLAEAYPNIKCIVQDSNADMLAEGKESLSPELADRVTYSKHSFFDPQPVKDAAAFLIRQCTHNWADKDVVRIFKGFVPGLENSSPNTPLLINDIIIPEPGVWPRHQERVVRQVDSVMIVNCGGKQRTKAEFEQLLKEADSRYEIRNVFDNGPLGLLEVYLKR
- a CDS encoding hypothetical protein (EggNog:ENOG503NVBB; SMCOG1034:cytochrome P450; antiSMASH:Cluster_3; COG:Q), whose product is MDRLTSPFEDDSPHRYLIALAIVPVLLFALYQYLLPKPIPGIAYNPSAAKSLLGDVSEMIAEPNGRVPRLVRQASPQDELPHLPIFIKPFSQPWVLLSDFRESRDILTRRHKEFDKSSFLSDGMACMGALHGIYMTDHKFRANRQLIHDLMTSTFLNGHVGPAIYNKGSELMRLFEMKVRLARGRPFSVKKDFEYASLDCMLEFAFGRNWVDTAVGEQVKVVGGLTEDSLVIPVSVDEPVDFPLGEISVYEAPEIVEKTINAIMPKLQTWWWSQQGWYKKIFDDKEKAMKAQGKIETGVEHMLMREAARAEKEGREPDFESQVFRDELFGDIVGGHHTTSGAMMWLTKYLTDDPTIQSKLRSVLHSTLSAAHQKGRLFTFEEIRHAKLPYLDAIIEEMLRINAVPVTREAVVDTTVLGCPIKKGTQVFFMSNGPGFLSPSFPVDEAKRSDTSRLSKRANDSWDERQDLARFDPERWLVRKTDGTGVTADGVDFDGAAGPQLLFGLGPRTCWGRRLAHMEMKVIIAMLVWTFQLERTPPELSGYGGLEGIARVPKKCYVRLVKL
- a CDS encoding hypothetical protein (COG:C; CAZy:AA7; EggNog:ENOG503NXRX; antiSMASH:Cluster_3; SMCOG1138:FAD linked oxidase domain protein) codes for the protein MVVDNLLQLNVVLGDGRAIPHLLWGMKGAGHNFGIVTSFELNIFPRGPDTWHYHNYIWTGAQLERVFTSLNRLHNNGSTPVNMALNFGFFFMNTTVSTTDPILSWTFAYRGPPNEAEALLAEFNAIASVYNEQGDVPYSGVSKVQGNAENDFICQKGNKRITTTAGFQVYNLTAERLIYNGFRARAISHPTLAAGAGILHEGYSTAGVGARNPADTAYPFQSDHHLMLFNGVVPPNDPVLEELAWEWANEVKDMWNAGQPTRTENNYVNYANGYEDLETVYGREPWRLARLRALKQKYDPQNKFRFYNPIVEPREGKGKGKGKGKGKGKRRSFQG
- a CDS encoding hypothetical protein (antiSMASH:Cluster_3; EggNog:ENOG503NXRX; COG:C) translates to MVHCRSDSRCLCPRTFSPRAPRLCFKSYLPPHSVDPFDMRGFVSLAWGRLATALLLVFVHLSLAAVLSVPRYSELEARTRADLDANTVRRELGSRLSPGTVIFEPGDGKFPATTARWNTFAPPQIQVVVQPASEADVAKIGDQVQYCNANGIDFLATNGGHRNSASLGTFTGVQISMALLRTITI